DNA sequence from the Candidatus Kaistella beijingensis genome:
ATTTTTCAACATTTTTGTTTCTATAGATTTCAGCCAGTTGTACATCCTACCGTTTTTTTTCAAACCAGCAAAATCGACTCTTTCCTCAATAGGTAAACCATCTGCATCAAAAATAGTTTTAAATGTTCTATTTTTTATTTGATTCACCATGAATGCCGGAAATGTACTTCTTGGCATCACGAAATCAATTTTATTTTCATTGATGTATTTTTCTATTTTCTTTGAAGATGAAAAAAGAGTGAGCAAACTTCCCAATGAAGCAACTGGCTTTTTCATAATGGGAAATGAATTATATATAATTCCCATTTCTTCAGCAGCAGTCTTTACTTCCTGTTTCTTTTTTTCATCTGCCCAAGTAAACTGGATAATATGAAATTGAATATCCTCTTTTTTTGCAATCACATGAAATATAGGCATGAAAAGTCCTTCCATATAAGAAGTTTGGGGACCGTCCCAGGTGATGAAGAGGAGGTTTTTCATGAATGAGTATAAATTTTCATTAATGCATTTACATGGTTTTCCAAAGAAAAGTTTGTCATAATTTTATCTTGTCCAGCCCGCCCTATTTCCTGTAATTTCTCTTTTGGTAATGCTATGATTGCTTTAAGTTTATCAAACAAGACTTCTTCATCATTTGCAGGTGTAAGAAAACCGTTGATGCCATCTTCAATAATTTCTGGTGCAGCTCCGACACTGGTACTCAAAGAAGGGGTTTTGCTGTACATGGCTTCCACCAGTGAATTGGAAAATCCTTCAGAATGTGAATTGAGTACATATAGATCCGCATTGCATAAATGAGGGTAAGGATCAGTGATAAATCCTAAAAAATGAACGTGGTTCTGGAGGTTCATTTGTTCTACCTTTTTCTTTAATTCCTGTTCAAGAGCACCAGAACCGGCAATTGTAAGTCTAATGTTTTTGGAAGTTGTATCGCATAGTCTTGCTACCACATTGATTACTCCTTCTATATTTTTAACCTTTTCTAAGCGTGAAATCATCAATATATTAAACAAATGCTCCTCTTTTTGAACATTCAATTTGGAAAGGTTATATTGAAATAAGCCAAAATTTGATACAACTTTTGCTTTGTCGGGATTAATTTGATATGTTGAAACAAAATGATCAACAACTACTTTAGACTCTCCCACTGCACAATCTGCATTATTAAAA
Encoded proteins:
- a CDS encoding glycosyltransferase, with protein sequence MKILRLTTLLDFGGIETKMANLSTYNDEENEWVFVALGKGGEAEKKIRANGKRIQVLGFDYKIPSIKTIWKFYKFLKKEKPHVLHTSGAEANFFGFFSGKLAGVPKIVVEEIGIPNQSPVAKKIFRFIFNNADCAVGESKVVVDHFVSTYQINPDKAKVVSNFGLFQYNLSKLNVQKEEHLFNILMISRLEKVKNIEGVINVVARLCDTTSKNIRLTIAGSGALEQELKKKVEQMNLQNHVHFLGFITDPYPHLCNADLYVLNSHSEGFSNSLVEAMYSKTPSLSTSVGAAPEIIEDGINGFLTPANDEEVLFDKLKAIIALPKEKLQEIGRAGQDKIMTNFSLENHVNALMKIYTHS